GGGACTCGGTGCTCATCCGCGACGTCGTGGCCGCACTGCCCGCCTCGCCGCTCCGCGCGCAGACGCTGATGTTCCTGATCCTGGGCTTCGGCTTGAAGATGGGCCTGGTGCCGCTGCACGGCTGGCTGCCGCTGGCGCATCCGGCCGCGCCCATGCCGGCGTCGGCGGTGTTGAGCGGGGCGATCATCAAGACGGGTGTCATCGGCTTCATCGCCCTGCTGCCCCTGGGGACGGTGCTGACCGCCTGGGGGATGGCGCTGACGGTGATTGGCATGGTCACGGCGTTCTACGCCGTGACCATTGGCGTGACGCAGGCCAATCCGAAAACGGTGCTGGCGTACTCCAGCGTGAGCCAGATGGGCCTCGTCGCTGCGTTGCTGGGCGTCGGACTGGCCACCGGTCGGGCCGAGGCTGGCATGGCGGCGGCGTTCTACGCGGTGCACCACGTGCTCGTGAAGGGTGCGCTCTTCCTCGCCGTGGGCGTTGTCGGCCTGACGCCGGCGCGAGTTCGGTGGCGGGTGCTGCTGCCGTGCGCTGTCCTGGCATTGAGCTTTGCCGGGCTGCCGCTCACCGGCGGTGCGGTCGCAAAGCTGGCGACCAAGCCGTACTTCGACAGCGATTTGCTCAAGGTCCTCGCCACGCTTTCCGCCGCGGGCAGCGCGTTGCTGATGCTGCACTTCATGGGACGTCTTGCCGCGCTGGCGCCGCCGGAAACGGATCGTCCCGCCCCCGCCGGAATGACCGTTCCGTGGGCCATCACTGCGATCGCCGCGGTCGCGGTGCCATGGAGTCTCTATTCTGCTGTCCTTGGCGGGGATGCCGGGCAAACGCTGGATCCAAAGGCGCTGTGGGCCGCCCTCTGGCCGGTGCTGGTTGGAGCGGGGTTGGCCGTCGTGTTGCACCGCTGGAGCATGCGGCTGCCCCGGATCCCCGAAGGGGATGTCATCTGCACCGGGGAACGGGTGGCCCGCGCAGCGATGGCACAGGGCCGGGTTCTGGATCCGTTGGATGCCGCACTGCGCCGCTGGCCCGTCGCCGGCGCGGCGCTGTTGGCACTAACATTGATATTTGTGGCACTGCTTTTCGCGGGCGGGCCGCCTTGAGCATGCCGTTCCCGTGGCTCATGCCGGGTAGGGCAAGGCTCCTGTCCGGTGGGGTGTGTGTCCTGTCTAGTGGAGTATGGCACCTTACCCGGTGGGGCGAGGCTCCCGCCGAGCCGTACGGCCAACCCGTGGCCCGGCCTGTGGGGACTCCACGCGCAGGTGGCTCGCGAGGACTCTCGTACCCACCGGTGGTGGCGGCGGAGCGTCAAGAACCCCTCACCGGTGCTTCAGCCGGAAATACGCCTGGTCACTGAGCGAAAGGGGGGCACGGCACGGTGAATCACCCGGGATGTCCGACCAGCCGTCCGGGTCGGCCAGATTCCCGACCAGAAACTGGGCGCCATAGGCCGGATCCTCCCAGGTCAGGACGACGTCGTCGCCGTCACGCGCGATGGCGATGGACGAACTCTGCGGGATCAGCGCGAGCGGGTTTGAGAATGGCGAAGTGTCCGACCCCGAGTCGTCGCTCAGGGTGCTCGTGATCACCAGATGGGTGGCGAGATGGATGCCGGGCACTCCGGTCAGGTCGAAGGCAAATGCACCCGGCGCCGGGTCCAGGTCGTCGGGGCCACCCTCGATGAACGTCGCGATCCGCAGGCCCATGACCCGCGAGTCCGGGTCTGGATCCGGGTTGGCGAGATGTACGTCCACCGCGGCGGGAGTGAGATTGTCGTCGCCAGGGCCGCTGAGCGGCACGCTGCCGCGGATCTGCTGGCGGGTGGAATCGTCAGAAAGCACTGGCGCCAGGTCAGTGTCGCGTCCGAGCCGCAGGCCGGCCAGGGAGTGCTCCAGCAGTTCGTGCGACGGTCCGGTGTTGCCGCGAAAATAGTTGCCGCGCTGGACCACGCGGGTGTCCGGGCGCGGATAGCGAAACAGGTAACCGGTGTGGTTGTAGATGCGGTTGGCAGCTGCGGAACCGGTGGGCGCACCGTCTCCGGTGCCGATGACCGCCTGGACCTTCTGGACCCTGAGGAAGTTGCCGTTGGGCAGCGGCGTGATGGAGTCCATGGCCACGCCGATCCAGTTGCCCGCAAGCACGAGCCGCTCGGCCGGACCGTAGAATTCGATGACATCGCCCCGCATGCCGCCGATGACATTCCGTCGGATGGTGATCGTGCCCTCGAGATCGGCCCCTTCGATCGCGTCGCCTTCCAGCGCCTCGCGGATTTCCGCGGGCGGAAGCGTCCGCCCGTCCGGCAGCACCCCGATGAGATTGTTTCTGACGACGACGTCGCGTGTTTCCTCGAACTGGATGGCGATGGCGTGAGCGACAATGACGTTTTGTTCCTCCATGGCGTTTGCGCCGTCGCCATCCGAACCGAAGACATGGCCGCCTTCGGTGCCGTACGCCGCAATTGCCACCTCGCCTCCACTGAAAAGGGTCTGGTCGGGCGAGATGCCGAACCAGCAGCCGCTCACCTGGCCCCCGGCGGCGCCGTCGCTGAAGTACACGCCGTAGTTCAGCGAGTCCTGGCTGGCGAGCACGGAGAATCCACGCACGTGAATGTTTGCGCCGGCGAGGCGCAGCGACCAGTCGGGCGTTTCCAGGGTGTGGGGATCGGGTTCGAGCACGCGACAGTCGAGCACGATCCGCAGCACGGCATTGTTGGCATCCCCGGGTCCCGCGGAGTTCGGACGCGCTCCGGGCTGCGAATAGCCGTCCACCAGCGTCCGGGCGAATCCGGGGGCGAGCAGCGGCGGAAACCCGCCCGGTGGCGCGGCGATGATCTGCGGGCCGCTGCCGGGGATGGCGAAGCGGATGACGAGGTCGTCGCCCGCGTCGTCCTCGATCATGAGCACCGATTCTCCGGCGGACATCGGGCGGCCGAGGGCGTCGTTGGCGAGGAGCAGGGCCTCGACAAAGGTGAGCCGGGCGTCCGGGGTGTTGTCGTTGCCGGCGGTGTTGACGATCAGCTCAAGGCTCCGGCCGGCGGCAGGCAGGGCAAGCAGCGCGGAGACCATGGCGGGAAGGACAATCTGTTTCATGGTGGCAACCGGCTCCCGGGCCGGCTTAGGCCAGCAGGCCGTGGACGACTTCGCCGTGGACGTCAGTGAGGCGGAAGTCGCGTCCCTGGAAGCGGAAGGTGAGCTGCTCGTGGTCGAAGCCAAGCAGGTGCAGCAGCGTGGCATGGAAGTCGTGCACATGCACCCGGTCCTTCACCGCGTTGAACCCGAGTTCGTCGGTCTCGCCAAATGTCAGCCCGGGTTTGAATCCGCCACCCGCCACCCAGTAGCTGAATCCGTTGGGATGATGGTCCCGTCCGTCATCGCCGCCCTGCACCATCGGGGTGCGTCCGAACTCACCGCCCCAGATGACAATGGTGTCCTCCAGCAGGCCCCGCTGCTTGAGGTCCTTCACGAGGGCGGCGCTGGCGCGGTCCGTCACTTCGCAGTTGCGCCGGAGATCCGCCTTGAGGTTGCCGTGCTGATCCCAGGATTCGTGGAAGATCTGCACGAAGCGGACGCCGCGCTCAATCATCCGGCGCGCCAGCAGACAGGCATTGGCGTAGGTCGGACGACCCGGCTCGGCGCCGTACAGTTCGCGGACACTCTCCGGCTCGCGCGTCAGATCCATCACCTCCGGCGCCACATGCTGCATCCGGTAGGCCATCTCGAAGGCGCTGATGCGGGCGGCGATTTCCGGATCCCCCACGGTTTCAAGCCGGCGCGCGTTCAACCGGTTCACGGTGTCCAGGGTGTCGCGCTGCAGGGCGTCGTCCACACCTGCGGGATTGGACAGGTACAGGACCGGTTCGCCGCCGGTCCGGAAGAGCGTCCCGTTGTGCACCGTCGGCAGAAAACCGCAGCCCCAGTTCGACGCGCCGCCGCTGGTTCCCTTGCTGCCGGTGCTGAACACGACGTAGGCCGGCAGGTCCCGGGTCTCGCAGCCCAGGCCGTAGGTGGTCCAGGCTCCAAGGCTGGGGCGGCCAAACTGCTGCGAGCCGGTGTTCATCATGATCTGGCCGGGGGCATGATTGAAGGCATCCGTCTGCATGGAACGGATCAGCGTGAGGTCGTCGGCCACGCCGCCGAGGTGCGGGAGGAGTTCGCCCAGTTCCATGCCGCAGCGCCCGTGCCGCTGGAATGCGAACCGGGGGCCCAGCAGCGTGGAACTGGGATTGATGAAGGCGGCGCGATAGCCCTCGAGCAGCTCCGGAGGCGGCAGGGTGCCATTGAACTTCGCCAGCTGGGGCTTGTAGTCGAAGAGCTCGAGGTGGCTGGGGGCTCCGGCCATGAACAGGTAGATGACCCGCTTCGCACGGGCGGGCAGGGGCGGGTTCCGGGGCGCCAGGGGATTGCCGGCCAGCGCGGTGGATGCCGCCCCGAGCCGGTCGCCCAGGAGCGAGCGCAGGGCGATGGCTCCCAGCCCAACCCCGCAGTCCTTGAAGAACCAGCGACGGGTGAGGTGCCGTTGCCGTTCGGCGACGGCGTGTTCGGACACGGTGAGGCGTTTCATGGGGGCTATTCCTTGGTGATGGCTTCGTCGAGATTCAGGAGGACCCGGCTGACCGCGGTGTATGCCGCAAGCTGGGTGGGGGTCGAGCCGGGCGGCACTTCCGGCCGCTCCGGGCGTCCGGAGGCCAGTTCGTGGGCGCTCAACCAGCCGTCGGCGAGGCGCTGACGTTGCCGCTCCAGCAGTCCCTTGAGCTCGGCATGCTCGCCGTCCGTCGGTGGACGCGACAGCACGCGCCGGAAGGCGAACGTGATCCGCTCGTCATCCGTGGGCCCGGCGTCCCTGAGGGTCCGGGCGGCCAGCCCGCGCGCCGCCTCCAGAAACTGGGTCTCATTGAGCGAGGTCAACGCCTGCAACGGCGTGTTGGAGCGTGGACGCCGCACGCAGGAGAAATCGCCGTTGGGCGCGTCGAAATTCATCAGCACCGGATAGGGAATGCTGCGGAACTTGAACACGTAAAGGCTGCGGCGGTAACGGTCGGGCCCCGTCTCCTCGATCCACACCTTGGGTCCGTAGCTGGCCGGGGGCTGGAACAGGAACTCCGGGGCGGGCGGGTACACGCTGCGTCCGCCGATGGCCGGATGGAGCAGTCCGCTCGCGGACAGCGCGATGTCGCGCACGATTTCGCCCTCGACGCGGAAGCGCGGGCCGCGGGCCAGCAGGCGGTTGTACGCGTCCTTCTCCAGGTGCTCCGGGGTCACGTGGGAGGACTGCCGGTACGTCGCCGAATGGACGATGAGGCGGTGGAGATGTTTGAGCGACCATGATGCCGCCGGCGCGGTCTCGCCGGGGGCGCGCACCGCCGGTTCCATGAATTCGACGGCCAGCCAGTCGAGCAACTCCGGATGCGAGGGCTCCGGGGACTGCACGCCGAAATCTTCCGGGGTTTCGACCAGGCCGGTTCCGAAATAGGTCTGCCAGACCCGGTTGACTGCCACGCGCGCGGTCGTCGGCGCCCTGCGGTCGGTCAGCCAGCGGGCGAGGGTCAGTCGCGATTCATCGGCATCCTCGGGAAGCGGATTCAGGAATGCGGGCGTCCCGAACGTGACCTCGTTTCCGGGCTTCAACCAGTCGCCGCGCTTGAACACCTGGGTCGGCCGGCGTTCGTCCCCGGGGCCCCGGTTGGCCCGCGACGCGAGCACCAGAGTGGGCGTGCCTTCGGGCCACTGCCGCCACAGCGCCTCGATGCGGTCGTTGGTCTCCTGGAACTCCGGCACGGTCGTGCGCCAGTGGGAGAACACGGTGGCCACCTGGGCCGGACGGCGCTGGTCCCGGGGCATGGCCAGGATCTGGCGAACCGACGCCGGCACCGGGTCGGCCACGGCATTGGTCGCGGCGGTGACGCTGAGGCGGAAGCGTCCGAGGTTGTGGTTTTGATTGTCGTCGGAATTGTCACCGCCGTGCTTCTGATCGAGGCGGAACTCCAGCAGGACGCCCTGCGGAAACTCGACCGGCTTTTCGGGGACGAACACCGCCTGTCGCGCGACATTCCGGCGTCCGGGACCCGCATCAATGCCCCAGGCCGTGTCGTCCTTGCCGTCAATCGCATGGGCCACCGGTCCGTACGTGCGGTGGTCGCCGTCCTTACGGTTGCGGCTTTCGGACTGGAATTCGGGTTCCAGCGGTTTCTCGGCGTTCTCGAAGTCGGCGGTGGCCCGAATAAACTTCACCTGGAACCGGTTCGTGGGATTCGCGAGGTCCACGGCCTCCACCCGGAATTCGCTGAGCGCCGCCATGCCATGGATCGAACGTCCCGGTCCGCCACAGGGCAGGTTGGGGTCCGGCAGTTGCTCCAGGCGGAATGCCCCGATGGAGGTCAGGTGATTGGTGCCCCGGAAATGCGCTGTCCAGAACGTGGGCGCGTAGCTCGCGGCCCGGATTGAGCCGTCGTCGTGGTAGTAGAATCGCTCCCCGTTGTCCCCGGCGTTGCGGCATTCGACCACCTGCCACTCGGTCCGGTTCGAGCCCACCGCGTCCTCCCAGGCGGCCATCCGGGTTTCCCAGTTCGGCGTGGTGTGGCGCAATCCCTCCTCCAGATCCCGGATCTGACGGACGAGATCGCCCACGCGCATCTGCTGTTCCGGGGTGTAGTACACGCGGCTCGACTCGTGGTCGTTGTTCAGGAAGGCGAACAGCCGGTAGTATTCCTCCTGCGACACCGGATCGAACTTGTGGTTGTGACACTGGGCGCACTGGATGGTGATCCCGAGGACCGACTTGCCGATGGCATCCATGCGGTCAATCAGCCCGTCGGTGCGGAACTGCTCGGGGTCCACGCCGCCCTCCTCGTTGAGCATTGAATTGCGCAGAAATCCTGTGGCCACCACCTGCTCGTCGGTGGCGTCCGGCAGGAGGTCGCCCGCAAGTTGCTCGACGATGAACCGGTCGTAGGGGAGGTCCCGGTTCAGCGCATTGACCACCCAGTCGCGGTACGCCCAGACGAACCGTGGCTTGTCCTTTTCGAATCCGTCGGAATCGGCGTAGCGCGCCGCGTCCAGCCAGTGGCGGCCCCAGCGTTCTCCGTAGTGCGGGGAAGCCAGCAGGGCTTCCACCCGGCGTTCCCAGGCGTCGGACCCCGCATCGGCCACGAAAGCATCGGCCTCCTCGGGCGTCGGCGGCAGGCCGGTCAGGTCCAGGTGCAGCCGCCGCAACAGGGTGTATCGGTCGGCCTCCGGGGAGGGTTCCAGACCGGAATCCACCAGTCGTGCCCGGACGAATGCGTCCACCGGATTTCCAGCGACCGGGGGCTTCGGACGCTCCGGCGCCTTCCAAGCCCAATGGTCGCGTCGCGCCGCCGCCGTCGTGCTCGCAGGTGCAGTGGCGTCCGCCGCGGCATGCGTCGTGGACCACGGGGCACCCTGGTCCACCCAGGCACGGATCCGTCCGATCTGCTCCGGCGTCAGGCGTTCGCCTTTTTTGGGCATGGCCGCCAGTTCGCTGTGGGCATCCGCCAGCACGGCCACGATCAACGACCCGGCCGAGTTCCCCGGCACGAGCAGGGGACCGTGTTCGCCGCCCTTCAACGCCTCGGTGGGATCATCGAGACGCAGCCCCGATTCCTGCTTCTTCGAGCCGTGGCAGTTGAGGCATCGCTCGGCAAACAACGGCGCGATGTCCACTTGGAAATCCACCGGTTCGATTGCCGCTGGCGGGAGCTTCTCCCGGTCCACGGCGGCACACACGGGACCGCTGGCCGCCGCCAGGGCAGCCAGCATCCAGGGAAGAAACCCGCGGGAATCCATACGGAATCACTGGTGCCTCAATCCGGGCGGGATTCCAAGTCAAACTCCGACCTTCCGGGGGCGGTGTTGGCCTTCGGGGCTCAGGCATCTCCGGGAAAATCACCCACCCAGACGAGGAAATCGAAGAGTTCCCCGTGGCGGACCCCGTCGCGGGTGATGTCCATCGCGACCAGATGCAGGCCGGGCGCCGCGACGTCGGATGCTTCGACGCTCGCGGTGACGGCGGCAATGCCGGTGTCCGTCATCTCCCCCTCGATCACCGACGGCTCGACCCGCAGGCCGGGCGGGGTTCGGAAGACGATCCGGTGTTGCTGCGGCTGCTGCTGGTAGTTGCGGACCCTCACTTGAAATGATGCCGGGACCCCCGGACGAACCCGCATCCGATAGGGGTGTGCCCTCACCCAGTAGGGATCGAAGCGGTACCGGTAGTCCTCTCCGCCACTCAAGGCCCGGAAGGCGTCGCGCAGCGCCTCCATGCGCACCCGGAGCCTCTCCACGAGCGGCGCCGGATTGGAGATCACCCAGCCATGGCCGCCGAGGAGCAGGTCGGGAGCGATGCCGTGCAGGTACTGGGCGGCGTACAGGTAGCCTTCCTCCAGGGCGCCGCCGTTTCGGGCCACCACCGCCTCGTTGCCGCCCTGCATTGGATCGGTCGGACTGGCGAAAATGTTGTCGCCGGTGAAGGCCACACGCCTGCCGTCAATTTCGCCATGCAGGCAGGCATGGTAGGGCGTCTGCCCCGGCATCCAGTCGCAGACCAGAGTGTGGCCCTGCCATTCCACCACCTCCCCGTCGCGCAGCACCCGATCGAACCGCAGCGGGCCATGAGCCAGGCCATAACTCGGCAGCAGCGCGGCGAGGTCGTAGTCCCAGGGCCGCTCGAAGGTGTCCGCGACGCCCTCCATCGTCCAGAGGGCCGCACCGTGGGTCTGACGGATGTGTTCCGCCTCCAGCGCGTGGTCGCCGTGCATGTGGGTCACGAACACCGCGTCAATCGCCTTCAACCCGAGCCGCTCCTTCATCCGGCCCAGCGCGGTGTCGAGAAACGTCCGGTCGAAGAGTCCGCAGTCCACCATCAGGGCATGCCCGTTGTCCGCCAGCAGGAGGTGGAGATTCGGCCAGTAGTCGGGTCCCTGAAACTTGAAAAGGTGCGGCGACACCTGCCGGAGGTGCGGCACCGTGGTCGGACGGCTGACGGTGTCCTGGTCGCAGCCGGCGAACCGGAAGAGATCATAACCGCGCAGCACCAGACCGCCGAGACGGCGGAGCCGGGCGACATAGTCCAGCAGGGCGGCCCGCCCGTCCCGGATCACCGGGCCATGCGAGGGCAGGAGGGTCACCGGATCGTAGCCCGCGAGCAGCCCGGCGCTGTTTCCCAGCTCGTACAGGCCCTTGGCGAATCCGTAGTCCCACTCCGAGTCGTACCAGGTGTGCAGACGGCCGCCAGACATCATCACGTCGCCGCTGAACGCGAGCCACCGGTCCGGGAGCCGCAACAGGTAGGTCATGTGTCCCGGGCTGTTGCCTCCGGTGTGCACGCAGACCCATTCACGTCCGCGCCACGGAAAGTCATCCATGCGGGCGAAGGTCTGTCGGATCGGCACGGGCAGGATCGGCGGGCGGATATAGCTGGCCCCGTACACGGAATGGGCGTCGCCCAGCGAGGGGCGCATCTTGCGGAAGTCAGACGGCTTTTCGAAAAAGGCCCGTTCTGCGGCGGCACAGGCGGCCGGGATCCCGAGAGCTTCCAAACGGTGCGCCCCCTGGCACTGCTCGCGGTGATGATGCGTGAACAACACCCACTCCACCCTTCGCACGCCCAGCTCGCCGAGGGCATCCAGGACGGTGCCGTCCCCAAGGTCCACCAGCAGCGCGGCGTCCCCGTCGCGGACCACGTAAACGTTGCAGGTGTCGGTCCACCGGAAGACGTCCGGTGCCACCTCGGTGAAGGCGCTCATGGCGTCAGGCTAGCGCGATGTGTGCGGCTGGGGAGGCTGAAGATCTGCGAGGGACGCTCCTCGTTGAGTCCGGCGGATCCTGAATCCGGCCGGCCCGCGCCGGCCGGTGCCGGCCATGGCGACCGGGCCGGGCATCTGGTCCGTGGTCCCGGATTCCCGGGGCAATTCGTCTCGACACGGGGCGGCTCGTGCCTAGGCTCCGCGCTCCTTTATGCATCGGAATCCGCATGTGGCCGTCGTTGGGGCCACGGGTGCTGTGGGGGTGGAGATGATCCAGACCCTGGAGCGCCGCAACTTCCCGGTCGGGAAGCTCACCCTGCTCGCGTCCGCCCGCTCCGTCGGACGCACGCTCCGTTTCCGCGACGCGGAGATTCCGGTGACCGAGTTGACCGCCAATTCGTTTTCCGGCGTGGATCTGGCCCTGTTCAGCGCTGGCGGGGCGATTTCCCGCGACCTGGCGCCGGGGGCCGTGGCGGCCGGATGCGTGGTGGTGGACAACTCGAGCGCCTTCCGCCAGGACCCGGCGGTGCCCCTGGTCGTGCCGGAGATCAATGCCGGCGACCTGCGGAATCACCACGGCATCATCGCCAATCCCAACTGCACGACCGCGATCACGCTCATGGCGCTGTATCCCCTGCACCAGGCCTTTGGTGTCACCCGCCTGGTGGCCGCAAGTTACCAGGCGGTTTCCGGTACCGGAGCCCGGGCCATTGAGGAGCTGCAACGGCAGGTCCGCCAGATTGCCGCCGGGGAGACGGTCACCCGGGAGGTGTACCCGCATCAGATTGCGTTCAATGTCCTGCCGCAGGTGGACTCGTTCCTTCCCGACGGCTACACGCGCGAGGAAATGAAGCTTCAGAACGAAGGCCGGAAAATCATGCATCATCCGGGTTTCCGGGCGTCCGTCACGTGCGTCCGGGTTCCGGTCTATCGCGCCCATTCGGTGGCGGTCAGCGCTGAATTCGAGCGTCCGGTGACTGCGGAGGCTGCCCGTGCGGTGCTGCGCGCGGCGCCCGGGCTGGTCGTTGTGGATGAACCGGAACGGCAGCGGTATCCGATGCCGCTGGAGGTATCGGGGCAGTTTGACTGCGCTGTGGGCCGCATTCGCAAGGACCTGGCCTTCGATAATGGGCTGGCGTTCTGGGTGGCCGGAGACCAGTTGCTCAAGGGGGCCGCTCTGAACGCCGTGCAAATCGCGGAGGAATTGATCCGCTAGTGCGGGCACCGGCAGTTCATTTGCCTCCGGCGTGTCGCCGGGAAGGCACGGTTTCTCGCGCAATCCGATTGACCTCTCAACAGCTTGTGGGCTAGTCACGGGGTATCCGCAGCCGGTGGTGTTGCGGTGCGACCGGTATGCGATGTCCCAGATGCGGCGGCCAGGATGACAAGGTGATTGATTCCCGCGGTTCCCGGGAGGGCGCGGTGATCCGTCGCCGTCGTGAGTGCCTGTCCTGCGAGTACCGGTACACCACTTACGAGGCCATCGAGGAACAGGAGTTGGTGGTCGTGAAGCGGGATGGGCGGCGCGAGTCGTTTTCCAAGGAGAAGCTGCTGGCCGGCATGACGCGGGCCTGCCAGAAGCGTCCCGTGTCGGGGGAGGTGCTGGCGGATGCCGCCGAGCGGATCGCCGGGGAGATCCTTGGGGGCTTTGATCGCGAGGTCCCGGCCGGCGAGATCGGCGAGCGGGTGATGCGCGCCCTGCGGGGCGTGGATGCCGTCGCCTACGTGCGGTTCGCGAGCATTTACCGGGAGTTCCAGGAGATTGGGGAATTTGTGGACGAGGTCCATCGCATCGTCGCCCAACCGCTGCCCGACCGGCGTCAAATGGCCCTGATTCCCGACGTCGAGGAGGTGCTGGCCCGCCCACAAGATTCATGATCGCCCTGCACGAAGACTGTCTGGTGCTCGAGAATGCCTCGGGCGTTCACGTGCCGTGCTCCGTGGAGCACCTCACCCTGGAGTTCGTGGGGAACGCCGCCGCGTCCCTGGATCCCGAGGTCCTCCGCCAGGCGGCCGCCGGGGTGCTGCACTACTTCAAGCACGACCAGGGAAGGCAGTTTGTCACCGTGGCGGAGTTTGCCGCGGCACTGGCCCGCGTGCTGGACGGGTTTGGCATCCAGTCCCAGGTGATGGACGTGCTGGACGCGCGGGTGCACACCGCCGACCTCCGGGCCCTGGCGGCGGGGGCCGGCAAACTCGGGGAACTGGAGTTTTTCCAGCAATTGCGCCGTCTGCTGGAGGAGCAGATGGCGGGACGACCGCGCCGCCTGGAGTTCCGCGGGCTGCGGGGGTGCGTCAAGCAGTTGACCGGACGCAAGCATTGGTGTCCGGCCTGTGACGAGCTTGAGGGCTGGATTGTGGAAACCCTGCGCGGCTGGTTTGAGCGGGATCCTGGAGCGCGCGAAACGGCGCTGGTGGTCCGCTGAACCCGGTTCCCGATGACGCTCTTCGAACGGATCATCGCCCGCCAGATTCCTGCGGACATTGTGTATGAGGATGCCCGGGTGATCGCGTTCCGGGACATCCACCCCCAGGCTCCGGTGCACGTGCTGGTCATTCCGAAGCAGCCCATCGCACGGGTTGGCGAGGCGTCGGTGGAGGACGAGGCATTGCTGGGACACCTGCTGCTCTCGGCGGCCGGGGTGGCCAGGACCCTGGGTCTCTCGGAAAGCGGATTCCGGCTGGTGATCAACAACGGACCGCACGGCGGCGAGTCGGTGCCGCACCTCCACTGCCATCTTCTGGGCGGACGTCCCCTGGGCTGGCCCCCGGGTTGAGGGTTGCGGGCGGTGGCGGGCTGCGGCTCAGCCGGAAATCAGGATCAACAGGGCGCCCGCACTGAGGATCGCACAGGCGGCCAGCCGGCGGCGTATCTGCGGCTCGTGAAACAGCCAATGCCCCAGCATCACCTGCGCCACCATCCCCAACTGGAACCAGGCGAAGGAATAGGCGAGCAGCGTTCGCTGGAAAATCTCGAGCGTGCACCACTGCATCACCAGGAAGACCCCGGCGTGGACCGCAACCTGCGGTCCGGAACCGGCCGGGCCCGGGGACCAGGGACCCCGGGTCGCGCGACGTTGCAGGAGGCGCACGATTGCGAGTGCCGCGCTGCCAGCCAGCACCCAGATGCCCAGCGTCCACGCCGCCGAGCCGCATTCGAGGGCGCGCTTCAGGGACGAGGCGCCGAGGATTGAAAGCGTGATGCCTCCCAGCCTCCAGGCGCCGCCTGCCAGGCTTTTGTGGAGTTCATGGCGTCCGGCGGCCGCCCCCGGATCGAGCAGCAGCAGGGCGCCCAGCGTCAGGATGGCCATGCCGCCGAGGCCGGTCGCGGAGGGGACCTCGCCCAGGAACAGCCATCCAATGAGACCGGCAATCGCCGGCCGGAAGGCGTTGAGGGGGCCGTGGACGGACAGATCGCTTTGTCGAAGCGACACCGCCATCGCGAGATTGCCGGCCACATCGAGCGCAGCGGCCGTCAGCGCGTGATGCCAGAAGGCGGGATCCGCCGGCATCGGGATGGCGAGAAGGAGTCCGGCTGCGGGTATCGCGATGACGCCGTAGGTGACCATCCAGAGGTGGCCGATGCCGACACCGGCTCCGAGCAGACGCTTCTGAAGCACGCTGGCCCCCACGCTGCCGGCGAGCCGTCCGGTGAGCCAGAAAAGGGTCCAGATCATGCGGGGCGGGTTCCCTGGGGAGTCCATCGCACGGGACCCCGCCGGGCGAGCCTGCACTGGGGGGAAGGCGTTCGTCAGGAATTCAGGAATTGGTTTGTCGGTGTTCCGGGAATTTGCGGGCATCAGGCGGTGCGAATGTTCAAGGCCATCGCCGCCATGTCGGCGAATCGCGTCATCGGGGATCACGGGAGAATT
The genomic region above belongs to Verrucomicrobiia bacterium and contains:
- a CDS encoding NADH/ubiquinone/plastoquinone (complex I) gives rise to the protein MTLGVISISSPGGAAALLATLIVPALFVVACRSRRWRERMPRLLFLAPLPALAAACFVPEGAAVVLDPARLRLTLTLAPPRALLLGAVALLWSCAGAYTGAYLRDDRYAGRFAVYWLLTLTGCLGVFLAGDLASFYLLYSLMSLAAYGLVVHDGTAPARRAAMVYLVLAVLGEAFLLLAFVLLAAAAPGDSVLIRDVVAALPASPLRAQTLMFLILGFGLKMGLVPLHGWLPLAHPAAPMPASAVLSGAIIKTGVIGFIALLPLGTVLTAWGMALTVIGMVTAFYAVTIGVTQANPKTVLAYSSVSQMGLVAALLGVGLATGRAEAGMAAAFYAVHHVLVKGALFLAVGVVGLTPARVRWRVLLPCAVLALSFAGLPLTGGAVAKLATKPYFDSDLLKVLATLSAAGSALLMLHFMGRLAALAPPETDRPAPAGMTVPWAITAIAAVAVPWSLYSAVLGGDAGQTLDPKALWAALWPVLVGAGLAVVLHRWSMRLPRIPEGDVICTGERVARAAMAQGRVLDPLDAALRRWPVAGAALLALTLIFVALLFAGGPP
- a CDS encoding DUF1501 domain-containing protein — its product is MKRLTVSEHAVAERQRHLTRRWFFKDCGVGLGAIALRSLLGDRLGAASTALAGNPLAPRNPPLPARAKRVIYLFMAGAPSHLELFDYKPQLAKFNGTLPPPELLEGYRAAFINPSSTLLGPRFAFQRHGRCGMELGELLPHLGGVADDLTLIRSMQTDAFNHAPGQIMMNTGSQQFGRPSLGAWTTYGLGCETRDLPAYVVFSTGSKGTSGGASNWGCGFLPTVHNGTLFRTGGEPVLYLSNPAGVDDALQRDTLDTVNRLNARRLETVGDPEIAARISAFEMAYRMQHVAPEVMDLTREPESVRELYGAEPGRPTYANACLLARRMIERGVRFVQIFHESWDQHGNLKADLRRNCEVTDRASAALVKDLKQRGLLEDTIVIWGGEFGRTPMVQGGDDGRDHHPNGFSYWVAGGGFKPGLTFGETDELGFNAVKDRVHVHDFHATLLHLLGFDHEQLTFRFQGRDFRLTDVHGEVVHGLLA
- a CDS encoding PSD1 domain-containing protein, yielding MLAALAAASGPVCAAVDREKLPPAAIEPVDFQVDIAPLFAERCLNCHGSKKQESGLRLDDPTEALKGGEHGPLLVPGNSAGSLIVAVLADAHSELAAMPKKGERLTPEQIGRIRAWVDQGAPWSTTHAAADATAPASTTAAARRDHWAWKAPERPKPPVAGNPVDAFVRARLVDSGLEPSPEADRYTLLRRLHLDLTGLPPTPEEADAFVADAGSDAWERRVEALLASPHYGERWGRHWLDAARYADSDGFEKDKPRFVWAYRDWVVNALNRDLPYDRFIVEQLAGDLLPDATDEQVVATGFLRNSMLNEEGGVDPEQFRTDGLIDRMDAIGKSVLGITIQCAQCHNHKFDPVSQEEYYRLFAFLNNDHESSRVYYTPEQQMRVGDLVRQIRDLEEGLRHTTPNWETRMAAWEDAVGSNRTEWQVVECRNAGDNGERFYYHDDGSIRAASYAPTFWTAHFRGTNHLTSIGAFRLEQLPDPNLPCGGPGRSIHGMAALSEFRVEAVDLANPTNRFQVKFIRATADFENAEKPLEPEFQSESRNRKDGDHRTYGPVAHAIDGKDDTAWGIDAGPGRRNVARQAVFVPEKPVEFPQGVLLEFRLDQKHGGDNSDDNQNHNLGRFRLSVTAATNAVADPVPASVRQILAMPRDQRRPAQVATVFSHWRTTVPEFQETNDRIEALWRQWPEGTPTLVLASRANRGPGDERRPTQVFKRGDWLKPGNEVTFGTPAFLNPLPEDADESRLTLARWLTDRRAPTTARVAVNRVWQTYFGTGLVETPEDFGVQSPEPSHPELLDWLAVEFMEPAVRAPGETAPAASWSLKHLHRLIVHSATYRQSSHVTPEHLEKDAYNRLLARGPRFRVEGEIVRDIALSASGLLHPAIGGRSVYPPAPEFLFQPPASYGPKVWIEETGPDRYRRSLYVFKFRSIPYPVLMNFDAPNGDFSCVRRPRSNTPLQALTSLNETQFLEAARGLAARTLRDAGPTDDERITFAFRRVLSRPPTDGEHAELKGLLERQRQRLADGWLSAHELASGRPERPEVPPGSTPTQLAAYTAVSRVLLNLDEAITKE